The Sorangiineae bacterium MSr11367 genome window below encodes:
- a CDS encoding 2-hydroxyglutaryl-CoA dehydratase, which produces MTTNYEVRPKAKLPVIDVEAELRRFEEEERKRLGLDQQTDQWLEEMAGLTFTKSERAHITMLIGGLTLAHDYLIEGGLKGVGYNVQMLDAPSNAALQFGKEFGNRGQCNPTYFTVGNLIQYLTILRDKFGMSSEEIVKKYVFLTAGACGPCRFGMYVTEYRKALRDAGFDGFRVMLFQQTGGLKQATGEASGLEMNPTFFWAIIKGIVVGDVLNAIGYRLRPYELTAGDTDRAIEQAKKICYAAMEKRTNILLALWSCKPLFEAIKVDKTLPKPKVSIIGEFWAMTTEGDGNYQLQRFLESEGAEADIQLVTAWILYTIWEARRDTIERKDLKAQDTAKFGLGGLGTFGAMKKILAVTAADKLVRVLFHTFAYTGGLYGYHLPDMDVIAKISHEYYNNDLRGGEGHMEVGKLIMNVTHAKAHMTLSVKPFGCMPSAGVSDGVQSAITEKFPGTIFCPVETSGDGRVNFYSRVQMYLFKAKQAALSEYERVLEEKGLTREQIQAFLDATPSFASPLYKAPHRHAGNAADLAAEVASHITQTRWERLRDRLSVTARKSQELAQKSPHMVIKMVKAAAENAPAVTERVKQDILAFTEEKKAARRARAEKKESNPVVADAAE; this is translated from the coding sequence ATGACCACGAATTACGAAGTACGGCCGAAGGCCAAGCTCCCGGTGATTGACGTCGAAGCGGAACTGCGCCGTTTCGAAGAAGAAGAGCGCAAGCGCCTGGGACTCGACCAACAGACGGACCAGTGGCTCGAGGAAATGGCCGGGCTCACCTTCACCAAGTCCGAGCGTGCGCACATCACCATGCTGATCGGTGGGTTGACCCTCGCGCACGACTACCTCATCGAGGGTGGTCTCAAGGGCGTTGGGTACAACGTGCAGATGCTCGACGCGCCGAGCAACGCCGCGCTGCAGTTCGGTAAGGAGTTCGGCAACCGCGGGCAGTGCAATCCCACGTATTTCACCGTGGGAAATCTGATTCAGTATTTGACGATTCTGCGTGACAAGTTCGGAATGAGCTCCGAGGAGATCGTCAAGAAGTACGTCTTCTTGACCGCCGGGGCCTGCGGTCCGTGCCGCTTCGGCATGTACGTGACCGAGTACCGCAAGGCGCTGCGCGATGCCGGCTTCGACGGCTTCCGGGTCATGCTGTTCCAGCAGACCGGCGGCTTGAAGCAAGCCACGGGCGAGGCCAGCGGCCTGGAGATGAACCCCACGTTCTTCTGGGCCATCATCAAGGGCATCGTAGTGGGCGACGTGCTCAATGCCATCGGCTACCGCCTGCGCCCCTACGAGCTCACCGCGGGCGATACCGATCGCGCGATCGAGCAGGCGAAGAAGATCTGCTACGCGGCGATGGAGAAACGCACGAACATTCTGCTGGCCCTCTGGAGCTGCAAGCCGCTGTTCGAGGCGATCAAGGTCGACAAGACCTTGCCCAAGCCCAAGGTCAGCATCATCGGCGAGTTCTGGGCGATGACCACCGAGGGAGACGGCAACTACCAACTCCAGCGCTTTTTGGAGAGCGAGGGCGCCGAAGCCGATATCCAATTGGTGACGGCGTGGATCCTTTATACGATCTGGGAAGCGCGGCGCGACACCATCGAGCGCAAGGACCTGAAGGCGCAGGACACGGCCAAGTTCGGTCTGGGCGGCTTGGGCACGTTCGGCGCGATGAAGAAGATCCTCGCGGTGACGGCGGCGGACAAGCTGGTGCGCGTGCTGTTCCACACCTTCGCGTATACCGGCGGGCTCTATGGCTACCACCTGCCGGACATGGACGTCATCGCGAAGATTAGCCACGAGTATTACAACAACGACCTTCGCGGCGGCGAAGGGCACATGGAAGTTGGAAAGCTCATCATGAACGTCACGCACGCGAAGGCGCACATGACGCTCAGCGTGAAGCCGTTCGGCTGCATGCCCAGCGCCGGCGTTTCCGACGGCGTGCAATCGGCCATCACCGAGAAGTTCCCGGGGACGATTTTCTGCCCCGTGGAGACGAGCGGCGACGGCCGGGTCAACTTCTATTCACGCGTGCAGATGTACCTCTTCAAGGCGAAGCAGGCCGCCCTGAGCGAGTACGAGCGCGTGCTCGAGGAGAAGGGGCTCACGCGCGAGCAAATCCAGGCCTTCCTGGACGCGACGCCGAGCTTTGCGAGCCCGCTCTACAAGGCACCGCACCGTCACGCAGGCAACGCGGCCGATCTCGCCGCCGAGGTGGCGTCGCACATCACGCAAACGCGCTGGGAGCGTTTGCGCGATCGGCTCAGCGTGACGGCGCGCAAGAGCCAGGAGCTGGCGCAGAAGTCGCCGCACATGGTCATCAAGATGGTCAAGGCGGCGGCGGAGAATGCGCCGGCCGTGACGGAGCGCGTGAAGCAAGACATCCTCGCCTTCACCGAGGAGAAGAAGGCAGCGCGTCGCGCACGCGCCGAGAAGAAAGAGTCCAATCCCGTGGTAGCCGACGCGGCGGAATAA
- a CDS encoding AgmX/PglI C-terminal domain-containing protein, giving the protein MRAVPTPRGPKVMRIGVVRHGRILEERLLLTGAMAPFERVGRHYHVDLEHAVDARIAFDTVIHDLDALRSLAAQAGDARRLRLPDDARGRIVCDGTTFLFQFILRPPPQPRPQLPLSVKGGILRQIDWDLTILAAFSFLLHFGLVGALCSDWMDPAVDEGVVVRLVDPSPSIPQPVTETPAEPTQVAPDDVPKSAAAKSAAAKGAHGAPAPRDDGAALAESAEAMRLQMIGAFRTGPAVQKALDRGELPTIDLTPAAKSGAAVTGDEIHVAGNPVVRPGAGRNDLAAIGNRRIGDRDGAGHATETKGPSLGEAHIDPPTWSAPVADAERVVLSLRPRFRGCYQRGLNTDPEMAGAVTIVAKVAPNGEVLEAEPSRATGLSSDVIACIQRVVRNAQFTAPGGTGSAVQIPVKFVRQGH; this is encoded by the coding sequence ATGCGCGCGGTTCCTACGCCAAGGGGCCCCAAGGTGATGCGGATCGGCGTGGTGCGCCACGGGCGCATCCTCGAGGAGCGACTCCTGCTCACCGGCGCCATGGCACCCTTCGAGCGCGTGGGCCGTCATTACCACGTGGACCTCGAGCACGCGGTGGACGCGCGCATCGCGTTCGACACCGTGATTCATGATCTGGATGCCTTGCGCAGCCTCGCTGCCCAAGCCGGCGATGCGCGGCGGCTTCGCCTGCCCGACGATGCCCGCGGACGCATCGTTTGCGACGGCACGACGTTTCTCTTTCAATTCATCCTAAGGCCGCCTCCGCAGCCACGCCCGCAGCTCCCGCTCTCGGTCAAAGGCGGCATCCTGCGTCAGATCGATTGGGACCTGACGATTCTCGCGGCGTTTAGCTTTCTGCTGCACTTCGGTCTGGTGGGGGCGCTCTGCTCGGATTGGATGGATCCCGCGGTCGACGAGGGCGTCGTCGTGCGCCTCGTCGATCCATCGCCGAGCATTCCGCAACCGGTGACCGAAACGCCGGCCGAGCCCACACAGGTCGCGCCCGACGACGTCCCAAAGAGCGCCGCGGCCAAGTCCGCCGCCGCAAAAGGTGCTCATGGCGCTCCTGCGCCCCGCGACGACGGTGCCGCGCTGGCCGAGAGTGCGGAAGCGATGCGCCTGCAGATGATCGGTGCATTCCGCACCGGTCCCGCCGTGCAGAAGGCCTTGGACCGAGGCGAGCTCCCGACGATCGACCTGACGCCGGCCGCGAAGTCGGGGGCTGCCGTCACCGGCGATGAGATTCACGTCGCGGGCAACCCCGTCGTTCGCCCCGGCGCAGGGCGCAACGATCTTGCCGCCATTGGCAATCGCCGCATCGGCGACCGCGATGGTGCAGGTCACGCGACCGAGACCAAAGGCCCATCGCTCGGCGAAGCACACATCGACCCGCCCACCTGGTCCGCACCCGTGGCCGACGCCGAGCGGGTCGTTCTGTCCCTGCGACCGCGGTTTCGCGGGTGCTACCAACGCGGATTGAACACCGATCCGGAGATGGCCGGCGCGGTCACCATCGTCGCAAAGGTGGCACCCAACGGGGAGGTGCTCGAGGCGGAGCCGTCACGCGCCACCGGCCTGTCGAGCGATGTCATCGCCTGCATCCAGCGTGTCGTGCGCAATGCACAATTCACGGCCCCGGGCGGCACGGGCAGTGCGGTTCAAATCCCCGTGAAGTTCGTGCGCCAGGGGCACTAA
- a CDS encoding acyl-CoA dehydratase activase-related protein, with the protein MDVGSTTVKAVVVDAQTKEILWSDYQRHHTKQPEYVLAMLETILGAFPEGSTETPWKMFLTGSGAGPLCGPTGGKFVQEVNAVSLSVEHLHPDCGSVIELGGQDAKIIMFKSGQDGEKTATASMNDKCASGTGATIDKCFLKVNAPSELVTTLRFDDSKLHHVAAKCGVFAETDIVNLIKNGIPATEVLCSLADAIVLQNLSVLTRGGTLKHKVCLLGGPNTYLPFLQDCWRLRIPQTWDERGYDYPKDMPVEELIFVPNNAQYYAALGAVLYGLHEDASIGVLDSTLKGLRDYMTTGRKARLGESAGPPLSKNEEELLQFRELYSIAKFQPMKLEPGSLVKGVIGLDGGSTSSKAVLVDYESGELICKGYQLSKGNPIVDTKDLLKQLRDYVEVDQGATLEVMGFGATGYAADVLQECVNSDVNVVETVAHMMSAVHFFGDVDVICDIGGQDIKVLFMKNGDIANFRLSNSCSAGNGMLLQATSDSFGVPVTQYADVAFKAELAPKFSYGCAVFLDTDRVNFQKEGFSKEEMLAGLAQVLPKNVWQYVVQIPRLAALGRRFVLQGGTQYNLAAVKAQVDYIKERVPEAEVFVHPHTGEAGAIGAAMETLRVVKRKGKSSFIGVQATLDLEFTTKNDEETVCHFCENECKRTFIDTRRPDGTTSRYIAGFSCEKGTVESKEAMLALVADRKKIAQQFPNMVDYESKRAFMHFYKGVPMPEDKSPIRTTEVKKGIFGTRRVETVRPFNRASEEVWQKRRSVRIGVPRVLNVYSTGPWIRAYFEAIGIQRQNIVFSDATTEEMWVEGGKYGSIDPCYPSKVAQAHIHHLLFHQHMPDKKKPLKYIFFPILTHVNSFVADTMDNACCPIVAGAPDVMKAAFTKEIDFFKQRGIEYLDPALSFAEPTLMARRMFETWGPRLGVTEDENEHACREAWKALTEFDRDVEEKGRAILETVEHEDRVAILMIGRPYHSDPGLNHGIPEEFQVLGYPVLSIRSIPKSREYLDKYYKEELEKGTIKTPLELNHVWPENYSANSAQKVWAANFAAHHPNVVVLDLSSFKCGHDAPTYGLIDSIIETSKTPYAALHDIDANKPGGSIKIRVKTYAHALRLHEERLQDASKRREELMHALDKKKLMLLELRNEQIAARHRHNGDPALLAEIEALRAKVRAYEAPPAPPARAEPPSGVVQLGRKTAGGVVRIPTKPAQIEEQPFLMAQEGE; encoded by the coding sequence ATGGACGTAGGCTCCACGACGGTCAAAGCCGTCGTCGTCGACGCCCAAACCAAGGAAATATTGTGGAGCGACTACCAGCGCCACCACACGAAGCAGCCCGAGTACGTGCTCGCGATGCTCGAGACCATCCTCGGCGCGTTTCCGGAGGGGAGCACCGAGACGCCCTGGAAAATGTTCCTCACCGGCTCGGGGGCCGGCCCGCTCTGCGGGCCCACCGGCGGCAAGTTCGTCCAGGAGGTGAACGCCGTCTCCCTCTCCGTGGAGCACCTCCACCCGGACTGCGGCTCGGTCATCGAGCTCGGCGGGCAAGATGCGAAGATCATCATGTTCAAGTCGGGGCAGGACGGCGAGAAGACCGCCACCGCCTCGATGAACGACAAGTGCGCCTCCGGCACGGGCGCCACCATCGACAAGTGCTTCCTCAAGGTGAACGCCCCGTCCGAGCTGGTGACGACCCTGCGCTTCGACGACTCGAAGCTGCACCACGTCGCCGCCAAGTGCGGCGTCTTCGCCGAGACGGACATCGTCAACCTGATCAAGAATGGCATTCCCGCGACCGAGGTGCTCTGCTCCTTGGCCGACGCCATCGTGCTGCAGAACCTCAGCGTTCTAACGCGCGGCGGCACCCTGAAGCACAAGGTCTGCCTCCTGGGCGGGCCCAATACGTACCTGCCGTTCCTGCAGGATTGCTGGCGCCTGCGCATCCCGCAAACGTGGGACGAGCGCGGCTACGATTACCCGAAGGACATGCCGGTCGAAGAGCTCATCTTCGTTCCGAACAACGCGCAATACTACGCTGCCCTGGGCGCGGTGCTCTACGGCCTGCACGAGGATGCCAGCATCGGCGTGCTGGACAGCACCCTCAAGGGTCTGCGCGATTACATGACCACGGGCCGCAAGGCGCGCCTGGGCGAATCGGCGGGCCCTCCGCTCTCGAAGAACGAAGAAGAGCTCCTGCAGTTCCGTGAGTTGTATTCGATTGCCAAGTTCCAGCCGATGAAGCTCGAACCGGGCTCCCTCGTGAAGGGGGTTATCGGGTTGGACGGCGGCAGCACCTCCAGCAAGGCGGTGTTGGTCGACTACGAGTCGGGCGAACTCATTTGCAAGGGATACCAACTTTCCAAGGGCAATCCCATCGTCGACACCAAGGACCTTTTGAAGCAGCTCCGCGATTACGTGGAGGTCGATCAGGGCGCAACCCTCGAGGTCATGGGCTTCGGCGCCACGGGCTACGCGGCCGACGTTCTGCAAGAGTGCGTCAACTCCGACGTGAACGTGGTGGAGACCGTCGCTCACATGATGAGCGCCGTGCACTTCTTCGGCGACGTCGACGTCATCTGCGACATCGGCGGGCAAGATATCAAAGTCTTGTTCATGAAGAATGGCGATATCGCCAACTTCCGATTGTCCAATAGCTGCTCCGCCGGAAATGGCATGTTGCTCCAGGCCACCAGCGATTCGTTCGGTGTGCCGGTCACGCAATACGCCGACGTGGCCTTCAAAGCCGAACTCGCGCCGAAGTTCTCTTACGGCTGCGCGGTGTTCTTGGATACGGACCGGGTCAATTTCCAAAAAGAGGGATTCTCCAAAGAGGAAATGCTCGCCGGCCTTGCCCAAGTGCTGCCGAAGAACGTGTGGCAATACGTGGTGCAGATCCCGCGCCTCGCGGCACTGGGGCGAAGGTTCGTGCTCCAGGGCGGCACGCAATACAACTTGGCCGCGGTGAAGGCGCAGGTCGACTACATCAAGGAGCGCGTGCCCGAGGCGGAGGTGTTCGTGCACCCGCACACGGGCGAGGCCGGCGCCATCGGCGCGGCGATGGAGACCTTGCGCGTGGTGAAGCGCAAAGGCAAATCCAGCTTCATCGGTGTCCAGGCGACGTTGGACCTGGAATTCACCACGAAGAACGACGAAGAGACGGTGTGCCACTTCTGCGAGAACGAGTGCAAGCGCACCTTCATCGACACGCGCCGCCCCGACGGCACGACCAGCCGCTACATCGCCGGTTTCTCGTGCGAGAAGGGCACCGTCGAGTCGAAGGAGGCGATGCTCGCGCTGGTGGCGGACCGCAAGAAGATCGCGCAGCAGTTCCCCAACATGGTCGACTACGAGTCGAAGCGCGCCTTCATGCACTTCTACAAGGGCGTGCCCATGCCGGAGGACAAGTCGCCCATCCGCACCACCGAGGTGAAGAAGGGCATCTTCGGCACGCGCCGCGTGGAGACGGTTCGCCCGTTCAACCGCGCCAGCGAGGAAGTCTGGCAAAAGCGGCGCAGCGTGCGCATCGGCGTTCCGCGCGTGCTCAACGTCTACTCGACGGGGCCGTGGATTCGCGCGTACTTCGAGGCGATTGGCATTCAGCGGCAGAATATCGTCTTCAGCGATGCCACCACCGAGGAAATGTGGGTCGAGGGTGGCAAATACGGCTCGATTGACCCGTGCTACCCGTCCAAGGTGGCGCAGGCGCACATCCACCATTTGCTGTTCCACCAGCACATGCCGGATAAGAAGAAGCCGCTCAAATACATCTTCTTCCCCATCCTCACGCACGTGAATTCCTTCGTGGCCGACACGATGGACAACGCGTGCTGCCCCATCGTGGCCGGCGCGCCGGACGTCATGAAGGCGGCGTTCACCAAGGAGATCGACTTCTTCAAGCAGCGCGGCATCGAGTACTTGGACCCGGCGCTGTCGTTCGCCGAGCCGACGCTCATGGCGCGCCGCATGTTCGAGACGTGGGGCCCGCGCCTCGGGGTGACCGAAGACGAGAACGAGCACGCGTGCCGCGAGGCCTGGAAGGCGCTCACCGAGTTCGATCGCGACGTGGAGGAGAAGGGCCGGGCCATCCTGGAGACGGTGGAGCACGAGGATCGGGTCGCCATTCTGATGATCGGGCGGCCGTACCACTCGGATCCGGGGCTCAATCACGGCATTCCGGAGGAGTTCCAGGTTCTTGGCTATCCGGTTCTGTCGATTCGTTCGATTCCGAAGAGCCGGGAGTATCTGGACAAGTATTACAAAGAGGAGCTGGAGAAGGGGACGATCAAGACCCCGCTCGAGCTCAATCACGTGTGGCCGGAGAACTACTCGGCCAACAGCGCGCAGAAAGTGTGGGCGGCGAACTTCGCGGCGCACCATCCCAACGTGGTCGTGCTGGACCTTTCGTCCTTCAAGTGCGGTCACGACGCGCCGACGTACGGCCTCATCGACTCGATCATCGAGACGAGCAAAACGCCTTACGCCGCGCTCCACGACATCGACGCGAACAAGCCGGGCGGGTCGATCAAGATCCGCGTGAAGACCTACGCGCACGCGCTGAGGCTCCACGAAGAACGCTTGCAAGATGCATCCAAGCGTCGCGAGGAGTTGATGCACGCGCTCGACAAGAAGAAGCTGATGCTGCTCGAGCTGCGCAACGAGCAGATCGCGGCGCGCCATCGCCACAACGGCGACCCGGCGCTGCTCGCGGAAATCGAGGCGCTGCGCGCGAAGGTTCGCGCGTACGAGGCACCGCCGGCGCCCCCGGCTCGTGCCGAACCGCCTTCGGGCGTGGTGCAGCTTGGAAGAAAAACCGCAGGCGGGGTGGTTCGGATCCCGACGAAGCCTGCACAAATCGAAGAACAACCGTTTCTGATGGCGCAAGAAGGGGAGTAA
- a CDS encoding acyl-CoA dehydrogenase family protein, with amino-acid sequence MLDFSEEERTIQTAIRTYCAQQIEPKVLAMEAGEASVYPVMRDMANTFGLPDMARAMVAGGGKREENDTEKGPSAKGLGINTAVMSILMMELARVCPGFALAFGASLGLFGGAVMARGTREQKERWALPVFTMEKIGAWGLTEPSAGSDAFGSMKTRARKVPGGYRLHGSKTFITNAPFADYFVIYARLEHAEGAGAVRSFIVERSDEGLTTGPPMKKMGMHASPTGEIFLDDVFVPAERVIGRDDTSDARQAARSSLQQERFAMIPMLFGIVDRCLEECVRFAKSREQWGNAIASFQLVQEKIARIYTARTVMHALWMRQIEAERKGVHLPAREASAAKLYAARATTECALEAVQIFGGSGYMTGSVVEMMARDAKLFQIGGGTDEIQILRIARELLEP; translated from the coding sequence ATGCTCGACTTTTCCGAAGAGGAACGGACGATCCAGACCGCGATTCGAACGTATTGCGCCCAGCAAATCGAGCCCAAGGTGCTCGCCATGGAGGCTGGCGAAGCGAGCGTCTACCCGGTCATGCGCGATATGGCGAACACCTTCGGCCTGCCCGACATGGCCCGCGCGATGGTCGCGGGCGGCGGCAAACGCGAAGAAAACGACACGGAAAAGGGACCGAGCGCGAAAGGCCTGGGCATCAACACGGCGGTCATGTCGATCCTGATGATGGAGCTCGCCCGCGTCTGTCCCGGTTTCGCCCTGGCCTTCGGCGCATCGCTGGGCCTTTTCGGCGGCGCGGTCATGGCACGCGGCACGAGGGAGCAGAAAGAGCGCTGGGCACTGCCGGTGTTCACCATGGAAAAAATCGGGGCGTGGGGCCTGACGGAGCCATCCGCGGGCAGCGACGCGTTCGGCTCGATGAAGACGCGCGCGCGCAAGGTCCCGGGCGGCTACCGCCTGCACGGGAGCAAGACGTTCATCACCAATGCACCGTTTGCGGACTATTTCGTCATTTATGCGCGGCTCGAGCACGCGGAGGGCGCTGGCGCCGTGCGCTCCTTCATCGTCGAGCGCTCGGACGAAGGGCTCACCACCGGACCGCCCATGAAGAAGATGGGCATGCACGCCTCCCCCACCGGCGAAATCTTCCTCGACGACGTCTTCGTTCCGGCCGAACGCGTCATCGGTCGTGACGATACCTCCGACGCGCGCCAGGCCGCCCGCAGCTCCCTTCAGCAAGAGCGTTTCGCCATGATTCCCATGCTCTTCGGCATCGTGGATCGCTGCCTCGAGGAGTGCGTTCGCTTCGCCAAATCGCGCGAGCAATGGGGAAATGCGATTGCCTCCTTCCAGCTCGTGCAAGAGAAGATTGCGCGCATCTACACGGCGCGCACAGTCATGCATGCGCTGTGGATGCGCCAGATCGAGGCCGAGCGCAAAGGCGTGCACCTCCCCGCGCGCGAGGCCAGCGCCGCCAAGCTGTATGCCGCCCGGGCCACGACCGAGTGCGCGCTGGAGGCGGTGCAGATCTTCGGGGGCTCCGGCTATATGACGGGCAGCGTCGTCGAAATGATGGCGCGTGACGCAAAGCTCTTTCAAATTGGCGGCGGCACCGACGAGATTCAAATCTTGCGCATCGCGCGGGAACTTCTCGAGCCGTGA
- a CDS encoding M15 family metallopeptidase codes for MASQRFSIFVATALLVGVGCSSADSESRDVGSNGVQQDPLAGGTVGQAVQNSCETSSVRGLSVQIIAEGNCLKPGAYTVVPKAGKVTFGSNVFANMQKPGRDQLVAALNANPSKAMGINSMLRTVAQQYLLYSWYQAGRCGIGLAATPGNSNHETGLAFDTSQYDAWKSILKARGFRWLGSSDPVHFDYVGSGAKDYKGLDVQAFQRLWNRNNPGDKIDEDGLWGPNTSARMKKSPADGFAKGATCAAAADESEMAALDERDTGGAVTGGHGILFDDGQLHDDHGHEVLAGWLSAPNDVQPAKSATACDACIESICAVDAACCDDLAWNATCAAHAESRCKETCF; via the coding sequence ATGGCTAGCCAACGCTTTTCCATTTTCGTTGCGACTGCGCTTCTCGTAGGCGTGGGCTGTTCGTCCGCGGATTCCGAATCACGGGACGTGGGCAGTAACGGCGTGCAGCAAGATCCCCTGGCCGGTGGGACCGTCGGCCAGGCGGTGCAAAACAGTTGTGAGACGAGCAGCGTTCGCGGATTGAGCGTGCAAATCATCGCCGAGGGGAACTGTTTGAAGCCAGGGGCCTACACGGTCGTCCCCAAGGCCGGCAAGGTCACGTTCGGCTCCAACGTATTTGCCAATATGCAGAAGCCTGGACGCGATCAATTGGTGGCCGCGCTGAATGCCAATCCGAGCAAGGCCATGGGCATCAACTCGATGCTTCGGACGGTAGCGCAACAGTATTTGCTTTATTCATGGTACCAAGCCGGGCGCTGTGGAATCGGTTTGGCGGCAACGCCGGGGAATAGCAACCATGAAACCGGATTGGCCTTCGACACGAGCCAATACGATGCGTGGAAGAGCATCCTGAAGGCACGCGGCTTTCGATGGCTCGGGAGCAGCGATCCCGTGCACTTCGATTACGTGGGCTCCGGGGCGAAGGATTACAAGGGGCTCGACGTTCAGGCGTTTCAGCGACTTTGGAACCGGAACAACCCGGGCGACAAGATTGACGAAGACGGCCTCTGGGGACCCAACACGAGCGCGCGCATGAAGAAGTCGCCCGCGGATGGATTTGCAAAAGGCGCTACGTGTGCGGCCGCTGCCGATGAATCCGAAATGGCGGCGCTGGATGAACGGGATACGGGCGGCGCGGTGACGGGCGGCCATGGGATTCTCTTCGACGACGGCCAGCTCCACGATGACCATGGCCACGAAGTGCTCGCCGGTTGGCTTTCCGCCCCCAACGACGTGCAGCCGGCCAAATCGGCCACGGCATGCGACGCCTGCATCGAATCGATATGTGCGGTCGATGCCGCATGCTGCGACGACCTTGCATGGAACGCCACGTGCGCGGCGCACGCCGAGTCACGCTGCAAGGAAACGTGCTTCTAA
- a CDS encoding beta-lactamase family protein gives MRTFTRMSWVVALAATLFGSAACREDQPSSDAGEPDLQLDELDASVAKRLDEAVLQGMHEMDIPGVLVGLWMPDRGAYVRAFGVADKATGAAMKTDLYMRIGSVTKTFTVTALLQLVDQGKVGLDDPILKYVTGVPEGNRITLRHLAGMQSGLHDFYADADFTRTLVGDPHHVFTTDELLGYGFQHPLSFEPGTRFAYSNTNTVLLGRVIETVSGQPLGEYLQEHVFTPLHLTNTSYPTTSFFPAPHPHAYTNQTPDGRVVDGSEWNLWSAGAAGAVISKLDDMRLWARALATGRLLTPETYALRLKGALISQKAAVSYALGLFDAGGWLGHNGSIAGFESLVVHRVSRDVSLVILLTTDIPHDGRTATSRIAKDMTKIVTPESPFPL, from the coding sequence ATGCGGACGTTCACACGTATGTCGTGGGTCGTGGCTTTGGCCGCAACCCTATTTGGGAGTGCGGCATGCCGCGAAGATCAACCGTCGTCCGATGCCGGCGAGCCCGATCTGCAGTTGGACGAGCTCGATGCCAGCGTGGCAAAGCGACTCGACGAGGCCGTTCTTCAAGGCATGCACGAGATGGATATCCCGGGCGTGCTCGTGGGCCTGTGGATGCCTGATCGAGGTGCTTACGTGCGTGCCTTCGGCGTGGCCGACAAGGCCACGGGTGCAGCGATGAAGACCGATCTGTACATGCGCATCGGCAGCGTGACCAAGACGTTTACCGTTACCGCGTTGCTGCAGTTGGTCGATCAGGGAAAGGTTGGCCTGGATGACCCCATTCTCAAATACGTCACCGGCGTGCCCGAGGGCAACCGCATCACGTTGCGGCACCTCGCCGGCATGCAGAGTGGACTTCATGACTTTTACGCCGATGCCGATTTCACGAGGACGCTGGTCGGCGACCCCCATCACGTTTTTACGACCGACGAACTACTTGGATATGGCTTCCAGCACCCATTGTCCTTCGAGCCGGGGACCCGCTTCGCCTACAGCAATACGAACACCGTGTTGCTCGGCCGGGTGATCGAAACCGTCAGCGGGCAGCCGTTGGGCGAGTACCTCCAGGAACACGTATTCACCCCACTTCACCTGACGAATACGAGCTATCCGACCACGTCGTTCTTTCCGGCGCCGCATCCACATGCGTACACGAACCAGACGCCCGATGGGCGGGTGGTGGACGGCTCGGAATGGAATCTGTGGTCCGCGGGAGCGGCGGGTGCCGTCATTTCCAAGTTGGACGATATGCGACTTTGGGCGAGGGCCCTGGCCACGGGGCGCCTCCTGACGCCGGAGACGTACGCGCTGCGTTTGAAGGGGGCCCTCATTTCCCAGAAGGCCGCCGTCTCCTACGCGCTCGGCCTGTTCGATGCGGGGGGATGGTTGGGGCACAATGGATCGATTGCAGGCTTCGAGAGCCTGGTGGTTCATCGGGTCTCACGGGACGTGTCGCTGGTCATCCTGCTCACTACGGATATTCCGCACGACGGTCGAACGGCGACGTCTCGAATTGCCAAAGACATGACGAAGATTGTAACGCCTGAAAGCCCGTTTCCTCTGTGA